A genomic segment from Bacillus sp. B-jedd encodes:
- a CDS encoding ATP-binding protein — translation MQNAFIHLMDLIGIKKAEDLLFKVKPALKDKAENVQAIKENCSTCEQPNILAWTYDLNGNPASHRVSEICTVCLSGQQSKEVTDELIDKRKAALLEKWYRLAVGDNSGTKNYEPLDRVTNLALAKAKDYIKEMLKGNLSINCLLMGSTGTGKSHLAKTIAKTARETGLSVAYIDSADLFDLIKATFGHERHNEMLYKEYTDFDLVVIEDVGLETRKIGEVSWSVTEWTKLINARQGKASVWTTNFDDVALAEVVGQRAFSRMYENTKFIDLFTEDYRKKKMI, via the coding sequence ATGCAAAACGCTTTTATCCACCTTATGGATTTGATTGGAATCAAGAAAGCGGAGGACTTGCTATTTAAGGTAAAACCGGCACTGAAAGACAAAGCAGAGAATGTCCAGGCGATAAAGGAAAACTGCTCAACATGTGAGCAACCCAATATTTTAGCTTGGACTTATGACTTAAATGGAAACCCCGCTAGTCACCGGGTTTCGGAGATATGCACCGTTTGTTTAAGCGGTCAACAATCCAAAGAAGTTACGGATGAATTAATAGACAAGCGAAAAGCGGCTCTTTTGGAAAAATGGTATCGGCTGGCGGTCGGTGATAATTCAGGCACAAAAAACTATGAACCTCTTGATCGGGTTACAAACCTGGCTTTGGCAAAAGCCAAGGACTACATCAAGGAAATGCTCAAAGGGAACCTATCCATCAATTGCCTGTTAATGGGTTCAACTGGTACCGGCAAGTCACATTTAGCCAAAACCATCGCCAAGACAGCAAGGGAGACCGGACTTAGTGTAGCCTACATCGATTCAGCGGACCTCTTTGACCTTATCAAAGCGACATTCGGACACGAGCGTCATAACGAGATGCTTTACAAAGAGTATACGGATTTTGATTTGGTTGTCATTGAGGATGTCGGTCTCGAGACTCGGAAGATTGGTGAAGTCAGCTGGAGCGTGACGGAATGGACCAAGCTGATTAATGCCAGGCAGGGAAAAGCCTCGGTCTGGACGACAAACTTTGACGATGTAGCCCTGGCGGAAGTTGTCGGACAACGGGCGTTCAGCCGAATGTATGAGAATACAAAATTCATAGATTTATTTACCGAAGATTACCGGAAGAAAAAGATGATTTAA
- a CDS encoding sigma-70 family RNA polymerase sigma factor: MKKLTPEQVELMEANFPLAYNQIAYWFKKCWGYGYEAIHDAGMEALIKSVRVYNPEKAKFSTLYAHVMELEVRRVIRFHNAKKRKGETVSLDRTHDEDDKLSTFNFLPQYDRYDFIDNAFLMDITAVLTEREMAFLKCAFSERLTQNEIGQKYGISQVQVSRIINRALLKMRKRAEKVG; the protein is encoded by the coding sequence GTGAAGAAGTTGACTCCTGAACAGGTAGAACTAATGGAAGCCAACTTTCCCCTAGCTTATAACCAAATTGCCTACTGGTTTAAAAAATGTTGGGGGTACGGCTACGAAGCTATTCACGATGCAGGAATGGAAGCATTAATAAAGTCGGTCCGGGTCTACAACCCCGAAAAAGCCAAGTTTTCTACTCTTTATGCTCATGTAATGGAGCTCGAGGTTAGGAGGGTCATCCGTTTTCATAATGCCAAGAAGCGGAAAGGGGAGACCGTTAGTCTCGACCGAACCCACGATGAGGATGATAAATTATCAACTTTCAACTTTCTACCGCAATATGACAGATATGATTTCATCGATAATGCATTTCTAATGGATATTACCGCTGTATTAACAGAAAGAGAGATGGCTTTTTTAAAATGTGCTTTTTCTGAAAGACTTACTCAAAATGAAATCGGTCAAAAATACGGAATTAGCCAGGTTCAGGTATCACGAATTATTAACAGGGCGCTGCTAAAGATGAGAAAACGCGCGGAAAAGGTGGGCTAA
- a CDS encoding DnaD domain-containing protein, producing the protein MARYRQVHVDFWQDGFVLDLTPEEKYFYIYLMTNSKTSQCGIYELPKRIIETETGYNRETVDKLLKRFIEYDKIRYDEAFREVILLNWIKYNAIKSPKVIACVEKELETIKSQTFVSLFYNLCKQYGYPINSHTIQWGEEQEEQEEEQEEEQEQQQEKEVVAADFYQQNFGSLSPYIAESIQKWTDDLSGLIVIEAMQRALNQQKQWSYAEGILRRWASKNVKTLSDIEALDVEFRNQKGGKKSLFEQGEESKRRQAQSYKSNSSIPDDDLPY; encoded by the coding sequence ATGGCAAGATACCGCCAAGTCCACGTTGATTTTTGGCAGGACGGATTTGTGCTTGATTTAACCCCTGAGGAAAAATATTTTTACATTTATTTAATGACTAACAGCAAAACATCACAATGCGGTATATATGAGCTTCCAAAGAGGATTATTGAAACGGAGACAGGTTATAACCGCGAAACGGTTGATAAGCTCTTAAAAAGATTTATTGAATACGACAAGATACGCTATGACGAAGCTTTTCGAGAAGTTATCTTGCTTAACTGGATAAAGTACAACGCAATTAAAAGCCCTAAAGTGATTGCTTGTGTGGAAAAAGAGCTTGAAACAATAAAAAGCCAGACGTTTGTATCACTTTTTTATAACCTATGCAAACAGTATGGATACCCTATCAATAGCCATACCATACAGTGGGGGGAAGAACAAGAAGAACAAGAAGAAGAACAAGAAGAAGAACAAGAACAACAACAAGAAAAAGAAGTGGTGGCTGCTGATTTTTATCAACAAAATTTCGGGTCCCTTTCTCCTTATATAGCAGAAAGTATTCAGAAGTGGACTGATGATCTATCCGGCCTAATTGTAATTGAAGCTATGCAAAGGGCCCTTAATCAACAAAAGCAGTGGAGTTATGCTGAGGGAATATTGCGCAGATGGGCTTCTAAAAATGTCAAAACGTTATCGGACATTGAAGCACTTGATGTGGAGTTTAGGAATCAAAAAGGCGGTAAAAAGTCTCTGTTTGAACAAGGAGAAGAAAGCAAGCGGCGCCAAGCACAATCTTACAAAAGCAATTCATCCATACCGGATGACGATTTGCCTTATTAG
- a CDS encoding site-specific integrase produces the protein MKTVQPIRDLKKLEEMKRVLADHSKRNAFLFVMGINVGLRISDLLPLQVKQVKDKTHIIITEKKISKSKRFKINNELRKHIAAYVAGMDDEDYLFKSLRRDKPIGRCHAWTILNDAAMLVGLSEIGTHTLRKTFGYHFYQKKKDVALLQEIFNHSSPSITLRYIGINQDLMDEAIDDFSL, from the coding sequence ATGAAGACTGTCCAGCCTATAAGAGACTTAAAAAAACTAGAAGAAATGAAAAGAGTACTTGCCGATCATAGCAAGCGAAATGCCTTTCTATTCGTCATGGGTATCAACGTAGGCCTGAGGATCAGCGACCTGCTGCCGTTACAGGTAAAGCAAGTAAAAGACAAAACCCATATCATCATTACCGAGAAGAAAATCAGTAAGTCTAAACGGTTCAAAATTAATAATGAGTTGAGGAAACATATCGCTGCTTACGTGGCAGGCATGGATGATGAAGACTATCTTTTTAAGTCTTTGAGACGAGATAAGCCTATTGGCCGCTGCCATGCATGGACAATCCTAAATGATGCGGCAATGTTAGTGGGTCTGTCGGAAATTGGCACTCACACATTAAGAAAAACATTCGGTTATCACTTTTATCAAAAAAAGAAAGATGTAGCTTTGCTGCAGGAGATATTTAACCACAGCAGTCCATCCATCACGCTGAGATACATTGGCATTAATCAGGACCTAATGGACGAAGCCATTGACGATTTTAGCTTATAA
- a CDS encoding phage antirepressor KilAC domain-containing protein, with the protein MQELITTTQNDNGEIIVSGRVIHNFLEVKTDYRKWFSRMAEYGFEENADFIRMTQKCPTPGGLQETVDHHIKLDMAKEIAMLQRSEKGKQARQYFIHLERMWNSPEMVMKRALEFADRQVKALQVQLTEQKPKVLFAEALETSKSSILIGELAKLLKQNGISIGQNRLFQWLRDNGFLIRKRGELFNLPTQSAMEMNLFEIKKRTIHNPDGSAKTTRTPKVTGKGQIYFINKFLEQKKA; encoded by the coding sequence GTGCAAGAGTTGATAACCACTACACAAAATGACAATGGCGAGATTATTGTCAGCGGTAGAGTGATTCATAACTTCTTGGAAGTAAAAACGGATTATAGAAAATGGTTCTCGAGGATGGCTGAATATGGATTCGAAGAGAATGCAGATTTTATAAGGATGACCCAAAAGTGTCCTACCCCTGGCGGCTTACAAGAGACAGTTGATCACCATATAAAGTTGGATATGGCCAAGGAAATCGCTATGCTCCAGCGCTCGGAAAAAGGTAAACAGGCCCGTCAGTATTTCATACATTTGGAAAGAATGTGGAACAGTCCAGAAATGGTTATGAAGCGAGCGCTGGAGTTTGCGGATAGGCAGGTGAAAGCGCTTCAAGTTCAGTTGACTGAACAAAAGCCAAAAGTACTCTTTGCTGAAGCTTTGGAAACATCCAAATCATCAATCCTAATTGGCGAGTTGGCGAAGCTACTTAAACAAAATGGCATCAGCATTGGTCAAAACCGACTCTTCCAGTGGCTTAGAGATAATGGTTTTCTTATTCGCAAGCGCGGAGAATTGTTCAATTTGCCTACCCAATCCGCAATGGAAATGAATCTTTTTGAAATTAAAAAGAGGACCATCCATAATCCGGATGGATCTGCGAAAACCACACGTACTCCGAAGGTAACCGGCAAAGGTCAGATATATTTTATTAATAAGTTTTTAGAACAGAAAAAAGCCTGA
- a CDS encoding RusA family crossover junction endodeoxyribonuclease: MGINLSIPIEPMGAVRMTQRGKFTSRSALKYLGYKDFIKLHVKNGAKGTFFTDGPIEVTITFHMPIPASWSKKRRAAAAGIYHIKKPDADNLVKGVFDSLNGIIWKDDNQVAKVTATKLYGKTPKIEVFIRELE; this comes from the coding sequence ATGGGGATTAACTTATCAATACCGATTGAGCCAATGGGTGCTGTAAGGATGACCCAGCGCGGTAAGTTTACGAGCCGGTCAGCGCTTAAATATCTTGGTTACAAGGATTTTATTAAACTACACGTTAAAAATGGAGCTAAGGGAACCTTTTTCACCGATGGCCCAATTGAAGTAACAATTACTTTTCATATGCCAATCCCGGCCAGTTGGAGCAAAAAGAGAAGGGCAGCGGCCGCTGGTATCTATCACATAAAAAAGCCGGATGCTGACAATTTAGTCAAAGGGGTTTTTGATTCTCTTAACGGAATCATCTGGAAGGATGATAACCAGGTGGCTAAAGTAACCGCAACTAAGCTTTATGGTAAAACGCCAAAAATAGAAGTTTTTATTAGGGAGTTGGAATAG